In Spea bombifrons isolate aSpeBom1 chromosome 9, aSpeBom1.2.pri, whole genome shotgun sequence, the genomic stretch CGAGccaaagagaaacaaaaagaaaacgtgGGACTCCGATCCTACTGCTTACTCAGAACACAGAATCTAATTTGTATCCAAGTccccaggcaaaacggaccaaGTTCTTTTTCCTCTGGATAAAAGAAGGATTTAtagagttttattattattattattattattattattattactattattattattactattattattattatgatattttattCCTATCTACATGTGATTTAGTTATTGGCGTGGAACGGGCTATGGAGGGGACTCTCTTagctgaattattattattattattattattaaaaatgtatttttataatttgtaattattattattatatttattatttttatgattataatattatattaatatattttattcttgccTCCATGTGATTTAGTTATTGGCCTGGAATGGGCTATGGAGGGGACTCTCTTagctgaattattattatcattattattattattattattattattattattcaaaaaatatttttataattagttattattattattattattattattattattatattttattcctatCTACATGTGATTTAGTTATTGGCCTGGAATGGGCTTTGGAGAGGACTCTCTTagctgaattattattattattataattacaaatttatttttataatttgttattattattattatatttattatttttatgattataatattattatatattattttattcttgccTCCATGTGATTTAGTTATTGGCCTGGAACAGGCTATGGAGGAGACTCTCTTggctgaattattattaataataatattaattattcaatAAATGTGAAGATAAAAAGGTTACAGCCATGTTTTACGCCGCTTACTACAAAAGAAAGAGTTTGCTGGGCGTTCATCATTTTAAATCCCTGTTTTACAGAAGTAAAGCATCGACCACGAAAAGGGACCGCGTGTTTTACGAGGTAAGTGGAATATACCTGGTCATGGTTTAGAAATAGTATACTAGCAGGTCAAATgccctcccagcagaggtggtagatgagtggaacagtgTCCCAGCataggtggtagagggtaatacagtgaggggattaaacatgcatgggatagacatacggctcctgaatctaagacgagaccaacgactgattaaggtttgagtctttacagcaggagaaacgggcgactagatgggggccggttGGGGCCGATCTGCTTTCAGGTTTCTGTGTTTCTTGGGTAAATTTATCGGCAGATAAGAAATAATGCTAGTTGTTCGGCAGTGGGGAGGTTGCTCATACGCCCCAAAACTCAACACCCGGGGAGAACACTCCTATCTGGACGGCCGTTATTCTGTTTTAACCCCTCGTGGATAAGCAGGATTTGGCGCCTGTTGGCAGCCCGCGCGCCCCATTGTTCTCTTTCCTCTCTCGTTTAGCTGCCAAGTGCCAACGCCTTCCCGGCAGAGCCCTTCCAGTAAACGCGTTGCGTGTTAAATCTGTCCCATTAAGTTAGTTAGTATTTTGCTTGAAATCCCATGGCTTTTACCCCAAACCTTACCCGAAACTTGGCTGGAGTGATTAGGAAAGCAGACGCCGGGCAGGGGGCCAGCGATCCCTCCGGGCAAATACAGAACACGCGATACACAGAAATACACTCCCCGGCGAGTGCGCTCAGAACGCAACAATgtgctttttattaaatatacaacaAGCTCATGAAATGCCCCGTTGGAGCCCCAATGAGTTCTGCGCATGGACGCCCAAGAAACTAGCAGGCCATTACAGTGTGCGGGATTAGGACCCACCTGGGCCCCTAGGCATAAGGATTTTAGGGGTTGCAACTTGGCAGCCTGGCAGCACTCCTTCCCCgcgcgcagcagggtcatgtaaagAAGGGTGATCGGTCAAAGCACTGGGGGTCCCAGTGGCCCTAGGCACCTAAATAGAATTCCAACCAGCCAATGTTAGCTTTCGGAGGGCGTGTCCTCCATCATTTCAGGTCCCCAAAATTGGACAGCTTTGGTTGGTGGAAACATGGTTAAGGAGGGTGGGTCGTATCCGCTAAACAATGAGATTACATAAAAAGAGTTCGATATTTGTTGATTATGGCCGCCCCCGTCCTTCACACCCCGTTCTCCGTGTTTGCCCGTACAGTGTCTTTACAGCTTCTGTATATACGTGGCCTGGGTGGCGTTCAGACGCAAGGAACTGAGCTTGATCCAGGAGGAAGTCGGAAGGCTGCTGCGCTCCAACACCTTCAATCCAGCGTTACGGATAAAACACGCCCCCGAGGAGCCGGCTAGGAACCTGTCCGTGGATAGAAAGAAACCCAGGAAGTCTGCAACCTACGCAGTGAACAGGTAGCAGCGCTGAGCCTCTCCGGCCCCTAACGTCCCTAAATTATGGCCACATCCACCGCAACCTCCCCTTGTTGGGAACACATTGTCACCTGTCCCTAGGGCCGTAACTTCCATAATGAAGAGGAGCTTCTGCCCTGGAAAATGTCCAGCAGCAATGCCCTTCCAATTCCAGTAGGGTACCTCCAGTCCTGCCACAGGTGCCCCAAGCCATGGCTCCGTTCCCCCCCATCTACTAAGCTGGCCAAGTATTTGAGAGACCGTTGAGTTGAGTTTCCTTCAAACTGCTgaccttatttattttttttgagacaGAAGGGAAAACCCCCGACCCTCAGCCATAAAGAGCATCATAACCCAGCGCTCGCCTGTCCTGGTCTCGCTGATGCCGTCCCCCAAAGAACGAGCGCAATATCTTTTCCGCCAGCATGAACTTCATCCGAGTGGCCGCTTCGCGCTGGCAGACATCGGCACCTGGCTGGAAACATCCCCTGGCCTGATCCCGCCTCGGTGAGCGGCACTTCTTTATCTATCTCACCTCTATATGTACAGACCCTCagcccaacccccccccccagctgacTTCAGAACGGTTGATCTCAGCACCTGcacaattattcctccccagtaagTTATCGCTCTCCTTATTGATAGGTTGCGCTTACATAAAAAGGAGGGTGAGCCAAAAAAATAGCAGCAAGCCTTAAACTTGTCGGGAATCGCAAGGCGGCTGTCTCAGCAGATACGGGAGCGATTGTCTCCGAGCCAGCTGCTCGAGAACATGACACGGCAAGACGGCGGCGCGAGCACGGCGGGGACTATTCATACCTCACGCTTTTTTCTCCCCATAGGATTGGAATCTTAGGGGAGCCCCTGAAATATTTCAACCCCCACAGCCTCATCCCTTTGggggcagaagaagaagaagaggaagacccCGGAACGAGGGGTAAATCAAGCTCGGGGTCCTTTCACACGCGTGGCCTGTCTTCACGTCCCGGGACCGGCCGCCGGAGCACCGTCATTTCCAGAGCCACGACGGTGGCGACGTATTCCGACACCGACGACGACGACCAGCCGGGGACGTAGAGGACAGCGGATGGCGGCGTATAACAACGCGCCCCATACAACGTTACGGGCTCCTGTAGGTCATCTCTGAATCTTCTTATTAGGAATTAATAAATAGCGATTAATAATTCAtaggttttaataaaatattatttcttactTTTATTGATACTTTATATTTGGGATTCCAATTTGACGGAGCGCCGCGCATCACCTGCCTCTCCAGGGGGGCCGGATCACCCGACCTGTTGGTGTAAAGAAATCTGGGATACCTGGAGTTACtttcattggtttccatggcgactgATCCATAGTCACCTTTAATTTCCAGGgggccagcagattccgtagtgcTAATATAATAGGGGAGAGTGAGAAGTATAGCGGCCATCAGGTATCCTGGTAGAGAAGGGGACTCTGGtcctgggagcttacaatctattgggaGGTTTAGGGGTAATAAAACGGGCGGAGAGGGGCTGTTTGGGTGAGAATGATTCGATTGTGGTCGAGGCCATTGGCCGTTCGAGTCTGGGAGGGGGGAATAGGTACAGCGGGGGTAAAATCCCGGCTACAAGGGTGGGAAGAAGTGATTGGGGTAGGAGAGACACGAGTCGTGCGAGGAGAAAAGAGGGCGATAAGGAGAGAGGAGCAGAGATAATGAGGAGGGGGCAGGAGCCGCCGGAGGGACCGGCACAGTCGGCAGCGATGGGATAAGTGTGACAGGACGGCTGAGGATGGTGGGATCAGACAGGGGGGCTGTCACCGCTCACCTCTAATAAATGGGGGGTCGCCATTTTTCTCCAGACTCGGCCGCTTGTACCACGCTGTAAGGATTCTATTTTAAGCGATGTTCTAATAACAGTGTAACAGTGAATAAGCCCGGAACATTCCTTTAGGATTCCTCCCGCATTCCCCCTTCTATCGGCCTTTCTTGTTGATATGATGCGCGGCTCAGAATAATACCCGAGGGGCTTGAAACGCGTTTACGGGGGCGCCTGTTTTCTGGTGTTAGCTTCTATAGGGACAGCATTAAAAAAGATGGCAAGATAAGATTTCGGAgccctcagaggtctcttcttccatCTGAAGAGGAGACTTCTGAGGACCGGAGAGCATGCTGTACGTAAACTTTGCTTCTCCATTTTCTCCTTGGTCTGTAGACAGAAAATTGACATCCATGCATTCGTTGCCAGGCAAGGATACTACTAGGCTGGCCACCTGGCATACCAGGCTAATGCCCCGAGGGCCGGTGCCTGGCGGCGCTGCTTACTCATGTAGCAGATGCCATCCTCCTGTATGCGTAGGCGGGCCGGGTACACGTGACTCTGtttaaattaagtaaatattaattaaaaaaataagtaaatagagTTGCCTAGAGTTCCCATTAATCCAGCAGTCGCTAAAAAACAAATCTAGTGCAAAAGCGCCCCCTTCTGGCCATTCCGGGGCACAGACCTGTAATAGACTTTTTCCCACCAACACCATGGCCTCCTGGTATTAGCGACACTTTATCGTCAGGTTATGGGGACGCCTGGCGGCCGCTGCAGGCTGCTATTCCACTCCGCGCCTCTAGAGGGcgaagtggaaaaaaaaaacccaaacagtCCCGGGTTCCCCCGGCTTCGGCGGCTCGCGAGACTTGGCTGTGAGTTTGGCAGCAGCGCCGCCGTGTGTGAGGGCCCGGGGGCAGGAGCCACGATCCCGGGGCAGGAGCCGGGGGCCAGGAGGCACGATGAGCGGCCGTGTGTGCAAGAACTGCGGCTGCGCGGATATCGATGTGGATGCCGCGCGCGGGGACGCCGTGTGTACGGGCTGCGGCTCGGTGCTGGAGGACAACATTATCGTGTCCGAGGTGCAGTTCGTGGAGAGCGGAGGAGGAGGCTCCTCGGCGGTGGGGCAGTTCGTGTCTTCAGAGTGTGAGTCGGGGCACGGGGCACGGGGCACGGGGTATGGGGGTCTGCGGGGAACGGGCTCATGGGCAGGGGGGCTGACAGGGTGAGGGTACTGGGCACAGGGGCCAGTAGTGTGCCGGTGCTGGGCATGGGGCTGGCAGGGTGCTGGGCCTGCCTGTGTGGGGCTACTGGGCACATGGGGTCAGTGTGCTCAGGCTGTGTACAGGACTGTCAGTGTGCTGCTTCAGGTGAAGGTGCTGTCAGTGTGCCGGTACTGGGCATGGAGTTTGTATTGTGGCTAATTGGGCTGTCGTTGTGCCGGGTCAGTGCTAGGTACATGACTGGCGCGCGGGTGCTGTGGCGCAGGGGCCGACGATGCGTGTGGTGCATGGCTGTCAGTGTGTTGGTACAGGGCTGGCATGTTGTGGCGCAGGGACTGGCGGGGCGCTGGCATGTTGCTGCGCAGGTGCGCGCGGGGGGGGCGGTGGTGGGCACAGGGGCCAGCAGTGCTTGCGCGCGTGCGGGGCGCAGGGGCTGGCGGTGCGTGTGGGTGCTGTATACACGGCTGGCATGTTGCAGGCAGAGCTCGTTGTGTGTTTAGACCGTGGATAACTCTGTCAGTGTACCGGCTGGCATCGTGCCGGGTACTGGGCATGGAGTTAGCAGTTTTTGGGTACC encodes the following:
- the PPP1R36 gene encoding protein phosphatase 1 regulatory subunit 36 — its product is MDPTGKPVAGRWYWKEDTQTLELSSNNAAAADARERVRKGRTIQFTDTGNRPPARAPSHYLRTAAGTKSPERTFPDPILRSPRHAGKTERDRVTLEDVKNVALNLLQEEERHCIESFSAAVRTRQLDDFLVALLCYLSCFLEKHYLERKPKSLVPKPSILEQKEMMDALTRTDLALKHFARIYCVLVLGEGATHRHHMACGKSKASTTKRDRVFYECLYSFCIYVAWVAFRRKELSLIQEEVGRLLRSNTFNPALRIKHAPEEPARNLSVDRKKPRKSATYAVNRRENPRPSAIKSIITQRSPVLVSLMPSPKERAQYLFRQHELHPSGRFALADIGTWLETSPGLIPPRIGILGEPLKYFNPHSLIPLGAEEEEEEDPGTRGKSSSGSFHTRGLSSRPGTGRRSTVISRATTVATYSDTDDDDQPGT